The window TGTTTCGTTTATCATCAGCGTCTAAAATGTATTATAATGTAAAAACTCACCGATATCTTTTCTTCTCGGCGACGAAGGGTTATGCGCCGGATATCCGATGGGTATCAGGGAGACGATTTCATAGCCCTCCGGAACAAACAGTATATCCTTGACTTTGTTATGATCAAACAAACCGATAATAACGGTTCCCAGTCCGTGGCTTTGGGCAGATAGACAGAGCGTTTGGGTGGCCAGACCCAGATCAAACATAAACCAGTCCCCAAACTTGGTCGTCACCTCCCCTTTATAAAACCCTGATGTGTTGAGCTTCGCGCATAATGCCAGAAGTACCGGGGCCTCAACGATCGCCTTATTGGCAGGGTTTCCTTTATAACTCGCATCTACCAGTTTTTCCCTTAATTCCTTATCCTTTACCCAGATAACCTCCCAGCATTGCGTATTCGCCCAGGATGGCGTCCATCTGAGGGTTTCCAGAAGATTGATGACAATATCCTCAGGGACCTCGCGGCTGTCGTACTTTCGAATGCTTCTCCTCTCCCTTATCACCTCTATGACATCTTTCATACGATCACCTCTTTATGGCTTATGGATTGGTTTTTTACGTCTGCTTTTTTAACGACTTTAAATTGCTAACAGGGCTTCAGCGCCACCAGCGAGGCAATATGACGAAATTCGCCCTGCCGGCGTTGCTTGCGTTCCTGGTAAAAAATAATTCTGAGCGACTGAAACGCATAGAGCAGTTCATTCTCTTGCGATCGTTTTGCATGGCCCGGTTCCGTCATTCCTTTAAAATCAACCGCCGAACCCGAAACGCTCTTTTAAGAGTTGACGGGTCCTGGGGCTGACATCCAGCCGGATTAACGCGTGTGCCGAAACCCAGCGTGCTTCAACGGCATCGTCGCCGGGGCTTAATGCGCCGCCGATAAAGTCGGCTATCATGTCCACAATAACATAATGAAAACGGATGAGGCCGTCGTTGTCCTTTTCAATGACATCAAATGTAAAAACAGGTTCCCCTGCCCGGATCTTGATACCGGTTTCCTCGAAAATTTCTCGTTCGGCGGCCGCCTGCAGGGTCTCACCGAGTTCCATGCTCCCGCCGGGGATCGCCCACAAGCCCTTGGCCGGCGCCCGGCCCCGCCGAACCAGCAAAACCCCATCATCCTTAAAGACAACCGCCCCTACAGCCACCTGGGGGCGGGTGGGATAAATCGTATGCTGTTTTGATGGTGATTCCGTGCTCTTTATAGAAATTGCTTTCTTCATACAATTAAGACCGCTGCTTGGATGATCCGTGCCGGATGCCGGTTTTTCCCAGGAACATCGCTGTTTAAATGACTTCTATCCATCCACCGTCCTTCGGCCGTAACGGTTCCGTCGGCTCTCAAACGCTGCCGGTGTGAGAATTTCCGCAAATCGTTTTCCATTTCGGCTGTTTCGTTTATAAAAATCGATGCAGTCCTCGACGATGGCAACCACGTCATCTTCGCTGAAAATGCCCGGCAGTTCTCTGGCCAGCCGGGGGTGCCGGCCGAGTTTTCCGCCCAGCTGCACACGGTATCCCTTACGGTCCGTTGTAATAGTAGCGGTTGGACAGATTGCGATGCATTGACCGCAGTAAAGGCATTTATCAAAATCAATTTCTGGTCGTCCCTCATCTTCGTCTATTTGAATGGCGTCTTCCTTGCACACCGCCACGCAGGCATTGCATCGGGTGCAGGGTTCTTGCGAAAGATGTGGAGAAGATGCCCCGATAATGCCGATGTCCTTGATCTGGGGCTGGGAGCAGCTATTGGGACAGTCCGCCAGTGTGATTCTGAATTCATGATGAAATTTAAGATCGCCCTTTACCTGTTCCCTGAGGAACTCTAAAAGATTTTCTTTTTGTAAAAGTGCTTCAAGCCTTTCAAGCAATTGCTCTCCTGGATTGGCGCGGTTCGGACACCCGCCGGGACCGAAACAGCCTTCCAGCTGGTACCCCTTGATTTCAGAATCCATTTTCGATAGAAAGCGCGCCTGTGTTGCTTTTACTTGTGCCAGCGACACAATCTGTTTCCCTGCCGCAACAGCTTCATTTTCAACCCGTGCCCGCACCCGCTTTCGAACAAAAAAAGGAACTTTCTTTATGGCGGCCTCAGCATCAACGGTCCATTTCATCGATCCGTCGCTCCGCAAGGTTTTATCTTATCGGTCCTGCCTGCTGGCGAAAAATTCCCTTTTGGATCTATTCGTGACAGTGCGTCAATAGCGATCCGGTTTATTTGATACGCGCTGATCACCCCATTGCAAAAAAGCAGGATGGCAGTCTTATCCTCCTTTAACTTTTCGAGAGCGGCCCGGGTCGAATCCAACCGAAGAATTCCGCACAGCTTCGCTGCCGACCCACGAACGACACTGTCGGTTGAATCCAGGTAGGGTGGGAGAAAGGCGCCGGCTTCTTTCAAAAAATTCGGGTATGCCTGTGCCAGCCGCACCAGTCCCCATAAAACCCCGCGCTGGAGAGATTCATGCTCAATGTAGTTGCCGTCTTTTCGGGCATAAGACACCAGGATGTGGGCATACTCCAGAGCCAATCCTTGATGGCGGGCCATGATCTCACCCATTGCCTCCGGCGATCCCCATCCGATCCCGCCGGACTCATCGTTTAAATTCCACATCAGACGCCGCATCACAATCCGGGCGGACTCCATGTCCGTTCGGGCAAGCCCGGATACCACCGCCCCGGCGGCTGTCACCGCCCGCCATTTTGTCAACTCGTCCCTGCTGTAAAAAAAAGAAAACAACGGGCTGATGAGTTCCCTGGCCGGCAGCTGGGTAAGGGAGATTAGGGCAGACTCAACGTCATCCTGTGTTAAAAGTCTCTGGATCTTCTGTTTTAGTTTGCGCCCGCCAATTTTTTCGCTGCCCATCATCTTCTCTCAAACAGTATCCCGATTAAAATGCAGTTGCCGTCGGCCTTTTACTCTGCCCCGGAATGAGTTTAATGATACGAGACTAAAGCGCCTGTTACGAGCAGCTGTGGGACGGACGGGCGCCTATTCAAGAGTTATCCCAGAAAATACAATCTGCCGGACAGTTTTTTATCGCCTCGTCGACTTCATCTTCCGGATATACCGCTAATTCTGTTACCTCAATAAAGCCGGCATCGTTAAGCTTAAAAACGGCAGGAGACACCGCCGCACAGACTTCGCAAAGAATACAGTCACTCAGCTCAACGATAGGCTTTTTCATGCGTTTCTATCCTAAAATCGTCCGGCCGATTTTAGTCCCCAGTCTAAAGCAGGCCTCCGTTCCCGCCGTATCCAGCACGTATTGCTGTCTTAACTCCGGCGCAACAATCTCCATCTTCATGGCTTCGATTTCTTTGAGGATCAGTTTGGCGGCTTCGCCGCTCCAACCATACGAACCGAAAGCCGTTCCGATTTTATTTTTGGGTTTGAGTCCTTTCATGTAGGTCAGAAAATCGCTGACCGTGGGGTACAGGCCGTTGTTCAGGGTCGGCGAGCCGATAATAACGGCCCTGGCATCCATAACTTCGGTCATGATATCACTGCGGTGCCACTTTCTCAGGTGCATGGGTTTAACGGTAACCCCGCTGTCAATAAGCCCGGCCGTAATTGCGGTGGCCATCTTTTCGGTGCTGTGCCACATGGTATCGTAAATAACCACTGCTTTTTTTTCAGGCGCCTGTTTGCTCCACTCCACATAGGCCTGAATGATTTTGCCCGGATCCTGCCGCCAGATGACGCCGTGATCCGGGCAGATCATGTTAAACTCCAGCCCCAACGCTGTAACCTGCTCAACCAGTTTTAAAATCAGACTGGAATAAGGCAGCAGGATGTTGGCAAAATATTTTTTGGCGTGGGGCATGATAGCATCACCGATGACATCGTCAAACTTTTCCTGGCCGGCATAATGTTGCCCGAAGGCATCGCTTGAGAAAAGTATTTTATCGTTCTGCAGATAGGTAAACATACTGTCCGGCCAATGAAGCATACGGGTCTCCAGAAATGTCAGTTTTCTTTGCCCGAGGCTCAACTCCTCGCCGCTCTCAACAGCCTTAAAATTCCATTTTTGAGGGAAGTGCAAGGCAAGGTTCTTTGCTCCCATCTTGGAACAGTACAGTGGTTTATTTTCTCCGATCCGATGCATGATCCGGGCGAGTCCGCCGGAATGGTCCGGCTCGGTATGATTGCTGATAACATAGTCAATGGAACTTGGATCCACAATACTGGAAATATTTTCAATGAGTTCATCGGCAAATTCCTTTTTAACGGTATCAATCAGCGTAATCTTTTCGTCTAAAATAAGATAGGCATTATAGCTGGTGCCCCTATAGGTGGAATATCCATGAAAATCTCTAATATTCCAATCAATAACGCCGACATCGTAAATTCCTTTTGCTATTTCAACCGGTCTCATTTCTCTCCTTCTATTTTTTCTCTTTTAGGGTCTTGTACCCCGCAGATTGCTGCAGGATAGATAATTAACAGTCCAGTCATCCATCATTTTTAAAAAAAGATGCCCTTTTTGTCCATTGGTTCCTTATGACAGAAAAGGGCATCGTCGTTCAATTAAATTACATCAACATGTTTTCAAAATCGTCCCCGGATATTAAGATTCCTTCTCGAAATCGTCCTTTGAAGCACCGCAGACCGGACACTCCCAGTCAGCGGGAAGATCTTCAAACTTTGTTCCGGGGGCAGCGCCGTTGTCCGGGTCTCCCTGGGCGGGATCATAAACATAACCGCATACTGTGCATACATACTTATCCATCCGTTCACCCTCCTCTCTGATGATGTGTTATTGCCAGAATAGCTACTGTCTGCAATCGAAACCATCCACAGCTTAAACGCGTGAATGAGTCATTTTATATATGGAATCGCCTAAAATAGCAACGATCCAACCATCAAAATTTTTGAATGATATCTCCCACTTTTTTCTCAATTTTATCTCTGATTTCAGCCATCGCCTCAACTGACGATTCTAAAGCGGAAGGAATATGCCACACCTGTCTTTCCACCCCGGGGTAAATATCGGAACCTGTTTTTTCATCCAAATCAATAATTAATGCCGGCGGTTCAGCGGTTGATACTTCCTGAATCCCTTTCGGGCGGCGAAACGCCATATCGATCCCTTTTTCCTGCATTACCTTTTCCATGACCGGATGGATTTTTTCGCCCGGTTCTGTCCCGGCGCACAGGACCTCTATTTTATCGCCGGCTTGATACTGGAGAAACGCAGACGCCATTTGACTTCGGCAGGCATTCTCACGTCCTAAAACAAGAACCCGGGGCCTTCCCAATAGCGGCTTTACGAGACTGGCGACCGTATTTTTAATGTCGGCATCAACGCCTGGATGCTTTTCCATATCCCCCGGCTGCTCGATCTGCCGGTAAGTCAGACCCCCTTCATAGCTGGCGTTAATGGCGTCAAAAAAATACTTTGCCGTCAGGTGCAGCCCTTCAAAAAGATTTTTCCCCTTGGTCGCCCCCACGGAAAGCAATACCCCCCGCCGGGTCTTGCTGCCGGGATCCACCAGTTTCAACTTGTATCTCCTGGCCCATAAAGTTTGACTCCGATCGATGAGTGCTTTCAATTGGGCGGTTGTGTTGTAAAAAAATACCGGAGTGGCTGCAATGACAAATTCAGCCTCGCGCAGAAGCGAATAAATTTCATGCTTCATATCGTCATCTATCGGACAAAACCCTTTTTTTTCGCAGACGATATACTCCTTGCAGGGTTCGATATTTTTCTTGCACACCTGGATAACATGCGTCTGCACGCCAAATTTCCGGGCTTCTTCCATAAACGCTGAAAGAAGATAATTGGTGTTCCCCTTCAAACGGGGGCTCCCTTGTAATCCGAGCATCAACATGAATTTAACCCTGTTATTTTTTTTGGTGGCATTCTTTGCATTTAACCGGACCGCCCTTTTTATCAGTTGAGGCGAGTTCCTTGTGGCATTTCGTACATTGATTCATGACTTCTTTCTTTTTC is drawn from Desulfobacterales bacterium and contains these coding sequences:
- a CDS encoding nitroreductase family protein, which gives rise to MKDVIEVIRERRSIRKYDSREVPEDIVINLLETLRWTPSWANTQCWEVIWVKDKELREKLVDASYKGNPANKAIVEAPVLLALCAKLNTSGFYKGEVTTKFGDWFMFDLGLATQTLCLSAQSHGLGTVIIGLFDHNKVKDILFVPEGYEIVSLIPIGYPAHNPSSPRRKDIGEFLHYNTF
- a CDS encoding NUDIX hydrolase yields the protein MKKAISIKSTESPSKQHTIYPTRPQVAVGAVVFKDDGVLLVRRGRAPAKGLWAIPGGSMELGETLQAAAEREIFEETGIKIRAGEPVFTFDVIEKDNDGLIRFHYVIVDMIADFIGGALSPGDDAVEARWVSAHALIRLDVSPRTRQLLKERFGFGG
- a CDS encoding rubredoxin, producing MDKYVCTVCGYVYDPAQGDPDNGAAPGTKFEDLPADWECPVCGASKDDFEKES
- a CDS encoding flavodoxin domain-containing protein — translated: MRPVEIAKGIYDVGVIDWNIRDFHGYSTYRGTSYNAYLILDEKITLIDTVKKEFADELIENISSIVDPSSIDYVISNHTEPDHSGGLARIMHRIGENKPLYCSKMGAKNLALHFPQKWNFKAVESGEELSLGQRKLTFLETRMLHWPDSMFTYLQNDKILFSSDAFGQHYAGQEKFDDVIGDAIMPHAKKYFANILLPYSSLILKLVEQVTALGLEFNMICPDHGVIWRQDPGKIIQAYVEWSKQAPEKKAVVIYDTMWHSTEKMATAITAGLIDSGVTVKPMHLRKWHRSDIMTEVMDARAVIIGSPTLNNGLYPTVSDFLTYMKGLKPKNKIGTAFGSYGWSGEAAKLILKEIEAMKMEIVAPELRQQYVLDTAGTEACFRLGTKIGRTILG
- a CDS encoding ferredoxin, which translates into the protein MKKPIVELSDCILCEVCAAVSPAVFKLNDAGFIEVTELAVYPEDEVDEAIKNCPADCIFWDNS
- a CDS encoding 4Fe-4S dicluster domain-containing protein, giving the protein MKWTVDAEAAIKKVPFFVRKRVRARVENEAVAAGKQIVSLAQVKATQARFLSKMDSEIKGYQLEGCFGPGGCPNRANPGEQLLERLEALLQKENLLEFLREQVKGDLKFHHEFRITLADCPNSCSQPQIKDIGIIGASSPHLSQEPCTRCNACVAVCKEDAIQIDEDEGRPEIDFDKCLYCGQCIAICPTATITTDRKGYRVQLGGKLGRHPRLARELPGIFSEDDVVAIVEDCIDFYKRNSRNGKRFAEILTPAAFESRRNRYGRRTVDG
- a CDS encoding NAD(P)H-dependent oxidoreductase — translated: MLMLGLQGSPRLKGNTNYLLSAFMEEARKFGVQTHVIQVCKKNIEPCKEYIVCEKKGFCPIDDDMKHEIYSLLREAEFVIAATPVFFYNTTAQLKALIDRSQTLWARRYKLKLVDPGSKTRRGVLLSVGATKGKNLFEGLHLTAKYFFDAINASYEGGLTYRQIEQPGDMEKHPGVDADIKNTVASLVKPLLGRPRVLVLGRENACRSQMASAFLQYQAGDKIEVLCAGTEPGEKIHPVMEKVMQEKGIDMAFRRPKGIQEVSTAEPPALIIDLDEKTGSDIYPGVERQVWHIPSALESSVEAMAEIRDKIEKKVGDIIQKF